CACAGATAGAGAATAGCTTGATGATCGCCCGATTGACCTTGACCAACCTTCTGCTACTTGGTCCTCAAGAAGCTCAGGAATTCGAGATCCTCGCCCCAAGCGACAGCCTACTGGACATGGAGCGGCCGATTCCAGAGGTGCTCACGGTATACTCTACCGCGGTGCAGAACCTCCCCCAGATCAAAGCCGCTGAACTGCGAGTAGAAAGCAGTGAGGTAGGTATGGACATCGCCCAAGGAGGCCGCAGCCCGCAGCTTTCGGTCAGGGGATCCATCGGATCGGGATATTCCGGGAATAATCAAGTAGGTGTAGGTGAGCCCATCGATGTCATCTTTCCCATAGGCGAGGTGGCCAACTCGGGAGAACTCGTAGTGGGTGAGACCGAGACCTACAACGATTTCGAAGCCAAAGCCTTTGGAGAGCAGCTCGAGGATAATTTCAATCAATCGGTCAGTTTTTCCTTGACCATCCCCATTTTCAATGGCCTGAGCGTCACCTCGGATGTAGATCGTGCGCGACTGAACTACAGGATCTCTCAACTGGATGAACAGGCCGCCAAGAACCAACTGCTGCAAGATGTCCAGCAAGCACATGCAGATGCTACCGCGGCCCAACGCAGCTATCTGGCCGCTACTCAGGCCCTGGAGGCGATGGAATTGAACTTTTTGAATGCCGAGAAACGCTTTGAACAGGACATGCTCAGTCCGGTGGAATTCAATGATGCTAAATCCCGCTTGGCCATGAGCCGTACGGAAGCGATCCGGGCCAAGTATGACTACATATTCCGGATGACCATCATGGATTTCTACCTGGGCAATCCGATCAACTTACAATGATTATGAGAAGCCTGACTACCTTCTTGAGTCTCATCAGCCTGTGCTTTATCTTGAATTCCTGTTCTGACCGGAACAAAGAATCGGTGCAGGTAGAAGAGGCCGTCAAACGCGACATCGTGGAAATGGTGTCGGCCAATGGTAAGATTCAGCCTGAGACCGATATCAAGATCAGCCCAGAGGTATCTGGTAAAATACTCGAGATCCATGTCAAAGAGGGTGATAGGGTCAGTGAGGGTGATCTCCTTCTCACACTGAATCCGGATCTATTGGAAGCCAATCAGGCCCGGGCCAGTGCCTCATTGAACTCTGCTCGTGCCAATCTGGCCAATGCCCGCGCACGACTTGCTCAGGCTGAAGCTCAATTCTTCAATGTGGACCGAAGCTATGCCCGCAGTCAGCAACTATTCAACGATGGCGTGATCTCCCAAGCGGAGATGGATCAGGCCGAATCCAACTACCGATCGGCATTGGCCGAGAAGCAGGCTGCCGAAGAGACCGTAGCGGCCTCCCGATATTCTGTGCGAAGTGCCGAGGCCACCCTATCTGAAGCTTCAGATAATCTGGAACGGACCTCCATATTCGCTCCCAAAGATGGTATCATCACCGCCCTGCAGGTAGAGGAAGGCGAGACCGTACTCGGTACCATACAGATGGCCGGGACCGAGGTCATGCGCGTGTCTGACCTGAGTCTGATGGAAGTGGATGTAGAGGTCAATGAGAGCGATATCGTACGGGTCAATCTCGGAGATACAGCCGAAGTAGAGGTGGATGCCTATCAGGACAAGACCTTTTTGGGCGTAGTGACCGAGATCGCCAATGCAGCCACCAATGCCAGCGGGATACTCAGTACCGACCAAGTGACCAACTTCTCCGTCAAGATCCGCATTCTCCCTTCTTCCTACATGGACCTGGTCAATGAGAAGGACAGCATGATCAGCCCCTTCCGCACCGGGATGTCGGCCACGGTGGATATACGTACGGCACGCAAAGATCAAGTACTGGCCATACCCATAGAAGCCGTGACCACACGCACTGATACGGTATCAGGTGGTAGCTTCAGGGAGAAGATGAAACGCAGGAAAGAACTCGAGGAGAACCAGGAAGAAATGGAGCCTATGGAGTGCGTTTTCATACTCGATGGAGGCGAAGCAGAACTCCGAGTGGTAGAGACCGGTATCCAGGATAACCGATATATAGAGATCAAAGAAGGAGTCTCAGAAGGAGAACAGATCATCACCGGTCCCTATGCCACCGTCTCACGCAGTTTAGAAGATGGGGACGAGGTCAAGGTAGAAGAAGAGGACGAGGAAGAAGAAGACTGAGACCCATGAACTTCCCGATACTCTGTATCGATACGGCCACCAAAGCCTGCAGTGTTTCTCTCTTTGATAGAGAGAAGGTATGGGCTCAGCGCAATGTCATCGAGGATGGCTACGTACATGCCGAACAACTCCATGTGCTCTGTGACGAAGTGCTCCATGAAGCAGGTATCGAAGCAGAAGATCTCCACGCAGTGGCTGTGGGCAAAGGGCCAGGTTCCTATACCGGATTGCGGATAGGTGTAAGTGCGGCCAAAGGATTTGCTTTCGGGGTGGGAATACCGCTCATCTCACTGCCTACTCTTCAGATAATGAGTGCTGCTGCATTGGATTGTGAAAACATCGAAGAAGGTATACTCAGACCCTTGTTGGATGCCCGAAGGATGGAAGTCTATAGCGCTGCATACGACATTTCCCTGCGAGAGATGAAGCATT
This genomic stretch from Flavobacteriales bacterium harbors:
- a CDS encoding TolC family protein, whose amino-acid sequence is QIENSLMIARLTLTNLLLLGPQEAQEFEILAPSDSLLDMERPIPEVLTVYSTAVQNLPQIKAAELRVESSEVGMDIAQGGRSPQLSVRGSIGSGYSGNNQVGVGEPIDVIFPIGEVANSGELVVGETETYNDFEAKAFGEQLEDNFNQSVSFSLTIPIFNGLSVTSDVDRARLNYRISQLDEQAAKNQLLQDVQQAHADATAAQRSYLAATQALEAMELNFLNAEKRFEQDMLSPVEFNDAKSRLAMSRTEAIRAKYDYIFRMTIMDFYLGNPINLQ
- a CDS encoding efflux RND transporter periplasmic adaptor subunit, which gives rise to MRSLTTFLSLISLCFILNSCSDRNKESVQVEEAVKRDIVEMVSANGKIQPETDIKISPEVSGKILEIHVKEGDRVSEGDLLLTLNPDLLEANQARASASLNSARANLANARARLAQAEAQFFNVDRSYARSQQLFNDGVISQAEMDQAESNYRSALAEKQAAEETVAASRYSVRSAEATLSEASDNLERTSIFAPKDGIITALQVEEGETVLGTIQMAGTEVMRVSDLSLMEVDVEVNESDIVRVNLGDTAEVEVDAYQDKTFLGVVTEIANAATNASGILSTDQVTNFSVKIRILPSSYMDLVNEKDSMISPFRTGMSATVDIRTARKDQVLAIPIEAVTTRTDTVSGGSFREKMKRRKELEENQEEMEPMECVFILDGGEAELRVVETGIQDNRYIEIKEGVSEGEQIITGPYATVSRSLEDGDEVKVEEEDEEEED
- the tsaB gene encoding tRNA (adenosine(37)-N6)-threonylcarbamoyltransferase complex dimerization subunit type 1 TsaB; this encodes MNFPILCIDTATKACSVSLFDREKVWAQRNVIEDGYVHAEQLHVLCDEVLHEAGIEAEDLHAVAVGKGPGSYTGLRIGVSAAKGFAFGVGIPLISLPTLQIMSAAALDCENIEEGILRPLLDARRMEVYSAAYDISLREMKHCQALLLEESPFAQELEKGPVYFFGDGMPKAREDLQAHPHARFIEDIHPNTALVKDLVFKKLEAGDVEDVAYFEPFYLKDFIAKLPKKML